A single window of Anomaloglossus baeobatrachus isolate aAnoBae1 chromosome 5, aAnoBae1.hap1, whole genome shotgun sequence DNA harbors:
- the UTS2R gene encoding urotensin-2 receptor produces MSFHEEPQGRLSLTTGMPIKTNITSPINTTWDIPPSSEDTEDKIATFTIGVILSLMCVIGVAGNVYTLMVMCQSMRTAASMYIYIINLALADLLYLLTIPFIVGTYFIKEWYFGDIGCRILFSLDFLTMHASIFTLTIMSTERYFAVLKPLDTVKRSKSYRKCIAIIVWLVSLLITLPMLIMIKLVVKDNKKICLPTWSRMSYKIYLTVLFCTSIIGPGLIIGYLYIRLARTYWVSQTASFKQTKRMPNQKVLYLIFTIVLVFWACFLPFWIWQLLAQYCEHLPISPIANRNINYLTTCLTYSNSCINPFLYTLLTKNYKEYLRNRQRSWSNSGYFRNRFQRISGRSMSTSSQQCTESFVLAQCPGGNNGS; encoded by the coding sequence ATGTCTTTTCATGAAGAGCCACAGGGAAGATTATCCTTGACCACAGGCATGCCTATAAAGACCAATATTACCAGCCCAATTAACACTACATGGGATATCCCACCTTCTTCAGAAGACACGGAGGACAAGATAGCCACATTCACCATTGGAGTGATCTTATCCCTTATGTGTGTGATTGGAGTAGCAGGAAATGTCTATACCTTGATGGTGATGTGCCAATCCATGCGTACTGCAGCTTCCATGTACATCTACATCATCAACTTGGCCCTTGCTGACCTCCTCTATCTCCTCACCATCCCATTTATAGTGGGCACCTACTTCATTAAGGAGTGGTACTTTGGAGACATCGGCTGTCGCATCCTATTCAGCCTTGACTTCCTCACCATGCATGCCAGTATCTTTACCCTCACCATCATGAGCACCGAACGCTACTTTGCTGTTTTGAAACCCTTAGACACAGTCAAGAGGTCAAAAAGCTATAGAAAGTGCATTGCCATCATCGTCTGGTTGGTGTCTCTTCTTATAACCTTGCCCATGTTGATTATGATTAAGCTGGTAGTCAAGGATAACAAAAAAATCTGTCTGCCCACTTGGAGTCGGATGTCTTACAAGATCTATCTCACGGTCTTGTTTTGCACAAGTATCATAGGCCCGGGCCTCATTATAGGCTACCTGTACATAAGATTAGCCAGAACCTATTGGGTGTCTCAAACAGCTTCCTTTAAGCAAACCAAGAGGATGCCCAACCAGAAAGTACTATATTTGATTTTTACCATTGTTTTAGTATTCTGGGCCTGCTTCCTGCCTTTCTGGATTTGGCAGCTCCTCGCCCAGTATTGTGAACACCTTCCCATCTCGCCTATAGCCAACAGGAACATTAACTATTTGACCACATGTTTGACATATAGCAACAGTTGCATCAACCCTTTCCTCTACACCTTACTTACTAAGAACTACAAGGAGTACCTGAGGAATCGGCAAAGGTCCTGGAGCAACAGTGGCTACTTCAGGAACCGTTTCCAGAGGATATCTGGAAGGTCCATGTCCACAAGTAGTCAACAGTGCACCGAAAGTTTTGTCTTGGCACAATGTCCTGGAGGCAACAATGGGTCTTGA